The following are from one region of the Sandaracinus amylolyticus genome:
- a CDS encoding tetratricopeptide repeat protein, with translation MLDVSHLLGLLQEDPDHSDALRELREAIESGDTARLGSDPLRLIGAARRGHQERAETWTAAQLLDLEATLSGHDPDREAQLRKELARIHREELLDDEAAMAAYERAKALRPGDDEIAEAIDALAASEQNWKEIAKRFVDEAETSSDASLRTSLLASAGTLVWKHKKRGRDKDTDRLFQQALESDAGDPRANKLYEQILRKREKWAELAQVLLDAAEKTRSRDDRIGFYLRAARVLGRRLESPERAAACYERILDFVPGHPEAMRFLVEFFTQREQWDHLVALYDDALRGRQKLESEQGILLQIGMVHWRFRGSAAEAEPYFARLRKVEPAHPGMLAFYREYLPQTGDHSKLLTVLGDAQRVTSDTRLKVELSVELARAAQASGAADRAIDAWKTVQRQDPRNPEALRALRELYRQTEKWNALVEVLKGEVDSLPADSVSERVALLREMVVIYRDHLRLDVMVINSWNAILALAPDDGDALEALAATYEQMGRWNDLIQVLTRKADAAKEPREQVALYMRVARLWIERFANYNQATRPLELVIERDPGNREALAQLKDIYTKKRAWKQLFDVQRAEAELAADVDQRHAMRIELARVAGERLHRHADAISLWKEVLGHEPSHAEALDSLEKLAEREKDWSTLGEVLERRVSALENNGAAPDDKERIKLLTKLGILYGEQAKDPTKAASAWKRVLAADPKNGRALRTLRESFVAAGDWEGLEALYAEQNDWDGLAEVLGNAADRSDSAEQKIALSFRAAAVYEERIQEPHRAFRSYERVLAADPVNERAARKLIALYEKDEKWSRLPALYEVVLAAIDPQEIEERVALLSRLRVIAGDHLNDAQAAFRHQLEAWTLAAGSQGAAVVGEVRDALWIATEKAGAWDRLANALAIRLEKAPGDERLWLRRSIARVAGERLGDVERAIAQLRDIVADDPGDAEAIKSLDRIYRTGARWSELRGLLLSRIEHEKDETDRWVLLHELAKLEQGELGDEASAAEHWRAALAIDPTDRDALLALDRLAERAGRWSEVVEIAKKRRELAPSDDEKIELTTRIGELLVERAPDAAAAIDELATVLASRKADRRAIASLETLLAGDALDAEQRDAIARLLEGAYEAAGEWSKLRASVQRRLASATSAEEKRQLRLRFAELSSSRVDDPESAYAALESAFLDAPADQSIWERLFAAADRAHKHEHLAQAIATAIEAGEMPAEDLTRLAEKVAQIYDVVLGRPADAEPFHRRVIAGDPQSEASFLALKELYTNAERWDDLQVLYRNRIAQTVDADAKLDLLLQVCFLFEELIDDAELAIRAYRDVLELEPGHAASRRALERLYERTQRWRDLSALLEQEIIEGTGDVTSLTFRLGALHESKLGEPAQAVDRYEAVIRLDGDHEGARNALERLLSDRQQRHRIALILEPVHEQRRAWADLARVLEVQLEQIHDPGTRLSLLTRIAEIHENRLANNEAALGAWSRAVECDPADGGARAELARVATMQGADARRAAVLERAIDSVEGQPSLQSELLLEVATLWDDKLSDVGRAERAYERLVEVASDDPDMVLRASRSLERIHSSRGDHAKLAADLRRQAKLENEAGTRRSLLVRLAELLETKQNDLEGAIAVHNERLELDPDDVGALAALERLYEQLGRWQPLIGVLQSRDALASGDGERKQIALRIGAIWDEKLTDRDNAIVAYNEVIERFGPDHAALAALTRLYEQAERWSDLLEVVQMVHDLVPGAAEKAQLRFHGAELMRKRTGELERAIETYAEVLDALPSHEGAVTALREVMSDPASSSRLAAARVLRPRFEAQGAYPALLDALDVLAESDDPSERLSALRRAAEVADIGLSEPGRAFDLASRALRAGLGEPDVNVLLGDVERLAASSDRWADYVALLRDVAPDVGDGDLQIDSYRKIADTARRRLNDAELARGYYQRILDHQPDHAGALDALEQMTAEAGDHAALLDVLRRKSELASGRDRVTLLMRQAELCETKTGELPAAIDALEQVLSEDPGHAPAYVALERLYTASSSGSAERWSDLAALYERMLEQRVGFAVELRFKLGRLHREKLDDVSTAIEQFREALSLGAPHEPTVEQLQDLMRTNEEHRAAAAAILEPIYLTRLAWPRVVEALEARLSGETELEGRKALLQRLGQVHEDYLEDLDGAMTVYARLFREDPRDEGAWETLSRLAKVLERWDRLADTYRGAIEDGGVEDETTQRLAVMAAQLYDQRTNDAAKAAELYRKALRFSPEDQGTFRALESLLRRTSQWDSLLELYDEQAQVAPSDADRVSLLEKTALVLRDQKGDADRAIDAFREVIALEPAHAGATIALDALLTSRERWQDLSDHLRHRIDLTTDAKQAADLKHRLAVLSAEKLGDKTAAIDLLEDVTRDDPRHLPAVTELERLVTDPEHQLRIIQILEPIYQATDQWKKRIAVHEAQVALSDDALDRVRLLQEIARLHEERGRDRSLAFHAMARAMGLDPGNEEVRAEVDRLGATLEIWNELVIAYEQAIAASTDPATTSSLLGTVARLHDEKRGDPRAAIVTYERLAEHDPEDASPLDALEALHTMVGDWRGMVDVLKRKVDRSYDPIERGELLRRAGSVMEDLLGDRGGAIVIYKQAVAEDPNDAVALESLDRLFSDASDHASLAEVLKRRVELEQEPELRAEVGLRLGQLAEEFLRDAETAIEAFVRVLEDQPGEATAVTSLARLYERQAMWPELLENLRLQAGMAGDAASRVALLHRAAEVLERELDDTPEAIESYRQVLEIDPRHEATLASLLRIVRLEDHRQAASEILLPLLREQGRWDDLAQVLELTAEASGDPIDKRDGLRALAEVHEQGRRDANAAFEAYRRALAEDPSDLRTADDLERLAAPLGGWDRVADVFAARGSSALDPEIAKNLYGRLARIAEEKLGDDARAIEAYRRSLEQVGDDEDALGALDRLYLKSQSWPDLAEVLERRVQLANDGTARIDLLVRLGTLRWERQNDRHAAFTSFQEVLEAQPDEPRAIGAVEGLLADEDLAAQAVDALDAAYRRTSSTQKMAALYDVRVRLADDGGERVALLQELAQLQENDLRDPSAALATTIRAFEIDRRDEGLLGELERLATIVSGWESLRGLIERVTSGSDDLDAVTRRDLELRAAGWYRDRLGDAGAAEGALRRAIIADRETAEAHAQLVELLRAPGREADLVGALRAWSEVEYDEVAKKDRLRDAARLAESALGDTAQAITLHEAILETDGSDALALDDLIRLRMAAGAWPVVVELLERRIDVESDPDRRVELRRQLAHALAGPVGDPHRAIEAWRAVIDEVATDLDAIGELETLYEGAERWSDLEELIQRRLDIAETPADRIAARVRLARLSETRFGRRAEAIDQLHEILGEDPHNADALDELERLYAADGRQADLVELLERRVADATDVTTQLDALGRLAEAREKGGETDAAAEVHARILDHDPSRQASLRALARLHAAAGRHADAADAIERLLPTLADAERREESFRLVELATTKLNDEARAERALRGLHETDPADAEVRTRLKALYERTQRWAELAHMLALDEASFSKPADRIALFKRIADLHAAKLSDAAGAASWLERAVQLDPENREVLLPLCDLYIAAGRQSDAIPVLEKIIASYGTRRSKEVALYQHRLGQALEGMGNTTGALNAYDAAFKVDLTNVQILRDLGRLCYTTGDYDRAQKTFRALLLQKLDGQSGITKGDVYFYLGDISAKQGDPKKAISMLERALAEENGHRQASALLSSLRA, from the coding sequence GTGCTCGACGTCTCCCACCTGCTCGGTCTCCTCCAGGAGGACCCCGATCACTCCGACGCGCTCCGCGAGCTGCGCGAGGCGATCGAGAGCGGCGACACCGCTCGACTGGGATCCGACCCGCTGCGCTTGATCGGCGCCGCACGACGCGGTCACCAGGAGCGCGCCGAGACGTGGACCGCAGCACAGCTGCTCGACCTCGAGGCGACGCTGAGCGGGCACGATCCGGATCGCGAGGCCCAGCTGCGCAAGGAGCTCGCGCGGATCCACCGCGAGGAGCTGCTCGACGACGAGGCCGCGATGGCCGCGTACGAGCGCGCGAAGGCGCTGCGCCCCGGTGACGACGAGATCGCCGAGGCGATCGATGCGCTCGCCGCGTCGGAGCAGAACTGGAAGGAGATCGCGAAGCGCTTCGTCGACGAGGCGGAGACGTCGAGCGACGCGAGCCTGCGCACCTCGCTCCTCGCGAGCGCGGGCACGCTGGTCTGGAAGCACAAGAAGCGCGGCCGCGACAAGGACACCGATCGCCTCTTCCAGCAGGCGCTCGAGTCGGACGCCGGCGATCCCCGCGCGAACAAGCTCTACGAGCAGATCCTCCGCAAGCGCGAGAAGTGGGCCGAGCTCGCGCAGGTGCTGCTCGACGCCGCCGAGAAGACGCGCAGCCGCGACGATCGCATCGGGTTCTACCTGCGCGCGGCGCGGGTGCTCGGGCGCCGGCTCGAGAGCCCGGAGCGCGCGGCGGCTTGTTACGAGCGCATCCTCGACTTCGTCCCGGGGCACCCCGAGGCGATGCGCTTCCTCGTCGAGTTCTTCACGCAGCGCGAGCAGTGGGATCACCTCGTCGCGCTCTACGACGACGCGCTGCGCGGCCGTCAGAAGCTCGAGAGCGAGCAGGGCATCCTGCTGCAGATCGGCATGGTGCACTGGCGCTTCCGCGGCTCGGCCGCGGAGGCGGAGCCGTACTTCGCGCGCCTGCGCAAGGTCGAGCCCGCGCACCCCGGCATGCTCGCGTTCTATCGCGAATACCTCCCGCAGACCGGCGATCACTCGAAGCTGCTCACCGTCCTCGGCGACGCGCAGCGCGTGACGAGCGACACGCGGCTCAAGGTCGAGCTCTCGGTCGAGCTCGCGCGCGCGGCGCAGGCGAGCGGCGCGGCCGATCGCGCGATCGACGCGTGGAAGACGGTGCAGCGCCAGGACCCGCGCAACCCCGAGGCGCTGCGGGCGCTGCGCGAGCTGTATCGCCAGACCGAGAAGTGGAACGCGCTGGTCGAGGTGCTGAAGGGCGAGGTCGACTCGCTCCCGGCGGACTCGGTGAGCGAGCGCGTCGCGCTGCTGCGCGAGATGGTGGTGATCTACCGCGATCACCTCCGCCTCGACGTGATGGTGATCAACAGCTGGAACGCGATCCTCGCGCTCGCGCCGGACGACGGCGACGCGCTCGAGGCGCTGGCCGCGACGTACGAGCAGATGGGTCGCTGGAACGACCTCATCCAGGTGCTCACGCGCAAGGCCGACGCGGCGAAGGAGCCGCGCGAGCAGGTCGCGCTCTACATGCGCGTCGCGCGCCTCTGGATCGAGCGCTTCGCGAACTACAACCAGGCGACGCGCCCGCTCGAGCTGGTGATCGAGCGCGATCCCGGCAATCGCGAGGCGCTCGCGCAGCTCAAGGACATCTACACGAAGAAGCGCGCGTGGAAGCAGCTCTTCGACGTGCAGCGCGCCGAGGCGGAGCTCGCGGCGGACGTCGATCAGCGCCACGCGATGCGCATCGAGCTCGCGCGCGTCGCGGGCGAGCGCCTGCACCGCCACGCGGACGCGATCTCGCTGTGGAAGGAAGTGCTCGGCCACGAGCCCTCGCACGCCGAGGCGCTCGACTCGCTCGAGAAGCTCGCGGAGCGCGAGAAGGACTGGTCGACGCTCGGTGAGGTGCTCGAGCGACGCGTGAGCGCGCTGGAGAACAACGGCGCGGCGCCCGACGACAAGGAGCGCATCAAGCTCCTGACGAAGCTCGGCATCCTCTACGGCGAGCAGGCGAAGGATCCCACGAAGGCGGCGAGCGCGTGGAAGCGCGTGCTCGCGGCGGATCCGAAGAACGGTCGCGCGCTGCGCACGCTGCGCGAGTCGTTCGTCGCGGCGGGTGACTGGGAGGGTCTCGAGGCGCTCTACGCCGAGCAGAACGACTGGGACGGTCTCGCCGAGGTGCTCGGCAACGCGGCCGATCGCAGCGACTCGGCGGAGCAGAAGATCGCGCTCTCGTTCCGCGCGGCCGCGGTCTACGAGGAGCGTATCCAGGAGCCGCACCGCGCGTTCCGCAGCTACGAGCGCGTGCTCGCGGCGGACCCGGTGAACGAGCGCGCGGCGCGCAAGCTGATCGCGCTCTACGAGAAGGACGAGAAGTGGAGCCGGCTCCCCGCGCTCTACGAGGTCGTGCTCGCGGCGATCGATCCCCAGGAGATCGAGGAGCGCGTCGCGCTGCTCTCGCGCCTGCGGGTGATCGCGGGCGATCACCTCAACGACGCGCAGGCCGCGTTCCGCCATCAGCTCGAGGCGTGGACGCTCGCGGCTGGTTCCCAGGGCGCCGCAGTGGTCGGCGAGGTTCGCGACGCGCTGTGGATCGCGACCGAGAAGGCGGGCGCGTGGGATCGCCTCGCGAACGCGCTCGCGATCCGGCTCGAGAAGGCGCCGGGCGACGAGCGCCTGTGGCTGCGTCGATCGATCGCGCGCGTCGCGGGCGAGCGGCTCGGTGACGTGGAGCGCGCGATCGCGCAGCTTCGCGACATCGTCGCCGACGATCCGGGCGACGCCGAGGCGATCAAGTCGCTCGATCGCATCTATCGCACCGGTGCGCGCTGGAGCGAGCTGCGTGGGCTGCTCCTCTCGCGCATCGAGCACGAGAAGGACGAGACCGATCGCTGGGTGCTGCTGCACGAGCTCGCGAAGCTCGAGCAGGGCGAGCTCGGCGACGAGGCGTCGGCCGCGGAGCACTGGCGCGCCGCGCTCGCGATCGATCCCACCGATCGCGACGCGCTCCTCGCGCTCGATCGGCTCGCGGAGCGCGCGGGGCGGTGGAGCGAGGTCGTCGAGATCGCGAAGAAGCGCCGCGAGCTCGCGCCGAGCGACGACGAGAAGATCGAGCTCACGACGCGCATCGGTGAGCTGCTCGTGGAGCGCGCGCCCGACGCGGCGGCGGCGATCGACGAGCTCGCGACGGTGCTCGCGTCGCGCAAGGCGGATCGCCGGGCGATCGCGTCGCTCGAGACGCTGCTCGCGGGTGATGCGCTCGATGCGGAGCAGCGCGACGCGATCGCGCGCCTGCTCGAAGGCGCGTACGAGGCTGCGGGGGAGTGGTCGAAGCTGCGCGCCAGCGTCCAGCGCCGGCTCGCGTCGGCGACCAGCGCGGAAGAGAAGCGCCAGCTGCGGCTCCGCTTCGCGGAGCTCAGCTCGAGCCGCGTCGACGATCCCGAGTCGGCGTACGCCGCGCTCGAGAGCGCGTTCCTCGACGCGCCCGCGGACCAGTCGATCTGGGAGCGCCTCTTCGCGGCGGCGGATCGCGCGCACAAGCACGAGCACCTCGCGCAGGCGATCGCGACCGCGATCGAAGCGGGCGAGATGCCCGCCGAGGACCTCACGCGCCTCGCCGAGAAGGTCGCGCAGATCTACGACGTCGTGCTCGGTCGTCCGGCGGACGCCGAGCCCTTCCATCGCCGCGTGATCGCGGGCGATCCCCAGAGCGAGGCGAGCTTCCTCGCGCTGAAGGAGCTCTACACGAACGCGGAGCGCTGGGACGACCTCCAGGTCCTCTATCGCAACCGCATCGCGCAGACCGTCGACGCCGACGCGAAGCTCGATCTGCTGCTGCAGGTCTGCTTCCTGTTCGAGGAGCTGATCGACGACGCCGAGCTCGCGATCCGCGCGTACCGCGACGTGCTCGAGCTCGAGCCCGGTCACGCCGCGAGCCGTCGCGCCCTGGAGCGCCTCTACGAGCGCACGCAGCGCTGGCGCGACCTCTCCGCGCTCCTCGAGCAGGAGATCATCGAGGGCACCGGCGACGTCACGTCGCTCACGTTCCGCCTCGGCGCGCTGCACGAGTCGAAGCTCGGCGAGCCCGCGCAGGCGGTCGATCGTTACGAGGCGGTGATCCGTCTCGACGGCGATCACGAGGGCGCGCGCAACGCGCTCGAGCGCCTGCTGAGCGATCGCCAGCAGCGTCATCGCATCGCGCTGATCCTCGAGCCGGTGCACGAGCAGCGGCGCGCGTGGGCGGACCTCGCGCGCGTGCTCGAGGTGCAGCTCGAGCAGATCCACGATCCCGGCACGCGCCTCTCGCTGCTGACGCGCATCGCGGAGATCCACGAGAACCGGCTCGCGAACAACGAGGCCGCGCTCGGCGCGTGGTCGCGCGCGGTGGAGTGCGATCCCGCGGACGGCGGTGCGCGCGCCGAGCTCGCGCGCGTGGCGACGATGCAGGGCGCGGACGCGCGCCGCGCGGCGGTGCTCGAGCGCGCGATCGACTCGGTGGAGGGACAGCCTTCGCTGCAGTCCGAGCTGCTGCTCGAGGTCGCGACGCTCTGGGACGACAAGCTGTCGGACGTGGGGCGCGCGGAGCGCGCGTACGAGCGCCTCGTCGAGGTCGCGTCGGACGATCCCGACATGGTCCTGCGCGCGTCGCGCTCGCTCGAGCGCATCCACAGCTCGCGCGGCGATCACGCGAAGCTCGCGGCGGATCTGCGCCGCCAGGCGAAGCTCGAGAACGAGGCGGGCACGCGCCGCTCGCTGCTGGTGCGCCTCGCGGAGCTGCTCGAGACCAAGCAGAACGATCTCGAGGGCGCGATCGCGGTGCACAACGAGCGCCTCGAGCTCGACCCCGACGACGTCGGCGCGCTCGCCGCGCTCGAGCGTCTCTACGAGCAGCTCGGTCGCTGGCAGCCGCTGATCGGCGTGCTCCAGAGCCGCGACGCGCTCGCGTCGGGCGACGGCGAGCGCAAGCAGATCGCGCTGCGCATCGGCGCGATCTGGGACGAGAAGCTGACTGATCGCGACAACGCGATCGTCGCGTACAACGAGGTGATCGAGCGCTTCGGGCCCGATCACGCGGCGCTCGCCGCGCTCACCCGGCTCTACGAGCAGGCGGAGCGCTGGAGCGATCTGCTCGAGGTCGTGCAGATGGTGCACGACCTCGTGCCCGGCGCGGCCGAGAAGGCGCAGCTGCGGTTCCACGGCGCCGAGCTGATGCGCAAGCGCACCGGCGAGCTCGAGCGCGCGATCGAGACCTACGCCGAGGTGCTCGACGCGCTGCCGTCGCACGAGGGCGCGGTCACCGCGCTGCGCGAGGTGATGAGCGATCCCGCGAGCAGCTCGCGGCTCGCCGCGGCGCGCGTGCTGCGCCCGCGCTTCGAGGCCCAGGGCGCGTACCCCGCGCTGCTCGACGCGCTCGACGTGCTCGCGGAGTCCGACGATCCGAGCGAGCGCCTCAGTGCGCTGCGTCGCGCGGCGGAGGTCGCGGACATCGGGCTCAGCGAGCCGGGACGCGCGTTCGATCTCGCGTCGCGCGCGCTGCGTGCCGGCCTGGGCGAGCCCGACGTCAACGTGCTGCTCGGCGACGTCGAGCGCCTCGCGGCGTCGAGCGATCGCTGGGCCGACTACGTGGCGCTCCTGCGCGACGTCGCGCCCGACGTGGGCGACGGCGATCTGCAGATCGACAGCTACCGCAAGATCGCGGACACCGCGCGTCGGCGGCTGAACGACGCCGAGCTCGCGCGCGGCTACTACCAGCGGATCCTCGATCACCAGCCGGATCACGCGGGCGCGCTCGACGCGCTCGAGCAGATGACGGCGGAGGCGGGCGATCACGCAGCGCTGCTCGACGTGCTCCGTCGCAAGTCGGAGCTCGCGAGCGGACGCGATCGCGTGACGCTGCTGATGCGCCAGGCCGAGCTCTGCGAGACGAAGACCGGCGAGCTGCCGGCCGCGATCGACGCGCTCGAGCAGGTGCTCAGCGAGGACCCTGGCCATGCGCCGGCGTACGTCGCGCTCGAGCGGCTGTACACTGCGTCCTCGAGCGGCAGCGCGGAGCGCTGGAGCGATCTCGCCGCGCTCTACGAGCGCATGCTCGAGCAGCGCGTCGGCTTCGCGGTCGAGCTGCGCTTCAAGCTCGGACGCCTGCACCGCGAGAAGCTCGACGACGTCTCCACCGCGATCGAGCAGTTCCGCGAGGCGCTCTCGCTCGGTGCGCCCCACGAGCCGACGGTCGAGCAGCTCCAGGACCTGATGCGCACCAACGAGGAGCACCGCGCTGCGGCGGCGGCGATCCTCGAGCCCATCTACCTCACGCGCCTCGCGTGGCCGCGCGTGGTCGAGGCGCTCGAAGCGCGCCTCTCCGGCGAGACCGAGCTCGAGGGCCGCAAGGCGCTCCTGCAGCGCCTCGGTCAGGTCCACGAGGACTACCTCGAGGATCTCGACGGCGCGATGACGGTCTACGCGCGTCTGTTCCGCGAAGATCCGCGCGACGAGGGCGCGTGGGAGACGCTCTCGCGCCTCGCCAAGGTGCTCGAGCGCTGGGATCGCCTCGCCGACACGTACCGCGGGGCGATCGAGGACGGCGGCGTCGAGGACGAGACGACGCAGCGCCTCGCGGTGATGGCTGCGCAGCTCTACGACCAGCGCACGAACGACGCGGCAAAGGCTGCCGAGCTCTATCGCAAGGCCCTGCGCTTCTCGCCGGAGGACCAGGGCACGTTCCGCGCGCTCGAGTCGCTGCTGCGCCGCACGTCGCAGTGGGACTCGCTGCTCGAGCTCTACGACGAGCAGGCGCAGGTCGCGCCGAGCGACGCCGATCGTGTGTCGCTCCTCGAGAAGACCGCGCTCGTGCTGCGCGATCAGAAGGGCGACGCCGATCGCGCGATCGACGCGTTCCGCGAGGTGATCGCGCTCGAGCCGGCGCACGCGGGCGCGACCATCGCGCTCGACGCGCTGCTCACGTCGCGCGAGCGCTGGCAGGACCTCTCCGATCACCTGCGGCACCGCATCGATCTCACGACCGACGCGAAGCAGGCCGCGGATCTCAAGCACCGCCTCGCCGTGCTCTCGGCGGAGAAGCTGGGCGACAAGACCGCCGCGATCGATCTCCTCGAGGACGTGACGCGCGACGATCCGCGTCACCTGCCCGCGGTGACCGAGCTCGAGCGGCTCGTCACCGACCCCGAGCACCAGCTCCGCATCATCCAGATCCTCGAGCCGATCTATCAGGCGACGGATCAGTGGAAGAAGCGCATCGCGGTGCACGAGGCGCAGGTCGCGCTCTCCGACGACGCGCTCGATCGCGTGCGTCTGCTCCAGGAGATCGCGCGCCTGCACGAGGAGCGCGGGCGCGATCGTTCGCTCGCGTTCCACGCGATGGCGCGCGCGATGGGGCTCGATCCCGGCAACGAGGAAGTGCGCGCCGAGGTCGATCGGCTGGGCGCGACGCTCGAGATCTGGAACGAGCTCGTCATCGCGTACGAGCAGGCGATCGCGGCGAGCACCGATCCCGCGACCACGAGCTCGCTGCTCGGCACCGTCGCGCGCCTGCACGACGAGAAGCGCGGCGATCCGCGCGCGGCGATCGTCACCTACGAGCGCCTCGCGGAGCACGACCCCGAGGACGCGAGCCCGCTCGACGCGCTCGAGGCGCTGCACACGATGGTCGGCGACTGGCGCGGCATGGTCGACGTGCTCAAGCGCAAGGTCGATCGCTCGTACGACCCGATCGAGCGCGGCGAGCTGCTGCGCCGCGCGGGCTCGGTGATGGAGGACCTGCTCGGCGATCGCGGCGGCGCGATCGTCATCTACAAGCAGGCGGTCGCCGAGGATCCGAACGACGCGGTCGCGCTCGAGTCGCTCGATCGCCTGTTCTCCGACGCGAGCGATCACGCCTCGCTCGCCGAGGTGCTCAAGCGCCGCGTCGAGCTCGAGCAGGAGCCCGAGCTCCGCGCCGAAGTGGGCCTCCGCCTCGGTCAGCTCGCGGAGGAGTTCCTGCGCGACGCCGAGACCGCGATCGAAGCGTTCGTGCGCGTGCTCGAGGATCAGCCGGGCGAGGCCACCGCGGTCACCTCGCTGGCGCGCCTCTACGAGCGCCAGGCGATGTGGCCCGAGCTGCTCGAGAACCTGCGCCTGCAGGCGGGCATGGCGGGCGACGCCGCGTCGCGCGTCGCGCTGCTGCATCGCGCGGCCGAGGTGCTCGAGCGCGAGCTCGACGACACGCCCGAGGCGATCGAGTCGTACCGTCAGGTGCTCGAGATCGATCCGCGGCACGAGGCGACGCTCGCCTCGCTGCTGCGCATCGTGCGGCTCGAGGATCATCGCCAGGCCGCGTCGGAGATCCTGCTGCCGCTGCTGCGCGAGCAGGGCCGCTGGGACGACCTCGCGCAAGTGCTCGAGCTCACCGCCGAAGCGAGCGGCGATCCGATCGACAAGCGCGACGGTCTGCGCGCGCTCGCCGAGGTGCACGAGCAGGGTCGTCGCGACGCGAACGCCGCGTTCGAGGCGTACCGTCGCGCGCTCGCCGAGGACCCCTCGGACCTGCGCACCGCGGACGATCTCGAGCGTCTCGCGGCGCCGCTCGGCGGGTGGGATCGCGTCGCGGACGTGTTCGCGGCACGCGGCTCGTCGGCGCTGGATCCCGAGATCGCGAAGAACCTCTACGGGCGCCTCGCGCGCATCGCGGAGGAGAAGCTCGGCGACGACGCGCGCGCCATCGAGGCGTACCGCCGCTCGCTCGAGCAGGTCGGAGACGACGAGGACGCGCTCGGCGCGCTCGATCGGCTCTACCTCAAGTCGCAGTCGTGGCCGGACCTCGCGGAGGTGCTCGAGCGTCGAGTGCAGCTCGCGAACGACGGCACGGCGCGCATCGATCTCCTGGTGCGCCTCGGCACGCTGCGCTGGGAGCGCCAGAACGATCGCCACGCGGCGTTCACGTCGTTCCAGGAGGTGCTCGAGGCGCAGCCCGACGAGCCGCGCGCGATCGGCGCGGTCGAGGGCCTGCTCGCCGACGAGGATCTCGCGGCGCAGGCCGTCGACGCGCTCGATGCGGCGTACCGTCGCACCAGCTCGACCCAGAAGATGGCGGCGCTCTACGACGTGCGCGTGCGCCTCGCCGACGACGGCGGGGAGCGCGTCGCGCTGCTCCAGGAGCTCGCGCAGCTGCAGGAGAACGATCTGCGCGATCCGAGCGCGGCGCTCGCGACGACGATCCGCGCGTTCGAGATCGATCGCCGCGACGAGGGCCTGCTCGGCGAGCTCGAGCGCCTCGCGACGATCGTGAGCGGCTGGGAGTCGCTGCGCGGTCTGATCGAGCGCGTCACGAGCGGGAGCGACGATCTCGACGCGGTCACGCGTCGCGATCTCGAGCTGCGCGCGGCGGGCTGGTACCGCGATCGCCTCGGCGATGCGGGCGCGGCAGAGGGCGCGCTGCGCCGCGCGATCATCGCGGATCGCGAGACCGCGGAGGCACACGCGCAGCTCGTCGAGCTGCTGCGCGCGCCGGGTCGCGAGGCCGATCTCGTCGGCGCGCTGCGCGCGTGGTCCGAGGTCGAGTACGACGAGGTCGCGAAGAAGGACCGCCTCCGCGACGCCGCCCGTCTCGCCGAGAGCGCGCTCGGCGACACCGCGCAGGCGATCACCCTCCACGAGGCGATCCTCGAGACCGACGGCAGCGATGCCCTCGCGCTCGACGATCTCATCCGCCTCCGCATGGCCGCGGGCGCGTGGCCGGTGGTGGTCGAGCTGCTCGAGCGCCGCATCGACGTCGAGTCGGATCCCGATCGCCGCGTCGAGCTGCGCCGCCAGCTCGCGCACGCGCTCGCGGGCCCGGTCGGCGATCCCCACCGCGCGATCGAAGCGTGGCGCGCCGTGATCGACGAGGTCGCGACCGATCTCGACGCGATCGGCGAGCTCGAGACGCTCTACGAGGGCGCGGAGCGCTGGTCGGATCTCGAGGAGCTGATCCAGCGACGCCTCGACATCGCGGAGACGCCCGCGGATCGCATCGCGGCGCGCGTGCGCCTGGCGCGCCTCTCCGAGACGCGCTTCGGCCGCCGTGCCGAGGCGATCGATCAGCTGCACGAGATCCTCGGCGAAGATCCGCACAACGCGGACGCGCTCGACGAGCTCGAGCGCCTCTACGCGGCGGATGGTCGCCAGGCCGATCTCGTCGAGCTGCTCGAGCGTCGCGTCGCGGACGCGACCGACGTGACGACGCAGCTCGATGCGCTCGGTCGGCTCGCCGAGGCGCGCGAGAAGGGCGGCGAGACCGACGCCGCGGCCGAGGTGCACGCGCGCATCCTCGACCACGATCCCTCGCGCCAGGCCTCGCTGCGCGCCCTCGCGCGCCTCCACGCGGCCGCGGGCCGCCACGCCGACGCGGCCGACGCCATCGAGCGCCTCCTGCCGACGCTGGCCGACGCCGAGCGCCGCGAGGAGTCGTTCCGCCTCGTCGAGCTCGCGACGACGAAGCTGAACGACGAGGCACGCGCCGAGCGCGCGCTGCGCGGCCTGCACGAGACCGATCCCGCCGACGCCGAGGTGCGCACGCGCCTCAAGGCGCTCTACGAGCGCACGCAGCGCTGGGCCGAGCTCGCGCACATGCTCGCGCTCGACGAGGCGTCGTTCAGCAAGCCCGCCGATCGCATCGCGCTGTTCAAGCGCATCGCCGATCTCCACGCGGCCAAGCTGAGCGACGCGGCCGGCGCGGCGAGCTGGCTCGAGCGCGCGGTGCAGCTCGATCCCGAGAACCGCGAGGTGCTGCTCCCGCTCTGCGACCTCTACATCGCGGCGGGACGTCAAAGCGACGCGATCCCGGTGCTCGAGAAGATCATCGCGTCGTACGGCACGCGCCGCAGCAAGGAGGTGGCGCTCTACCAGCACCGCCTCGGCCAGGCGCTCGAGGGCATGGGCAACACGACGGGCGCGCTCAACGCGTACGACGCCGCGTTCAAGGTCGATCTCACGAACGTGCAGATCCTCCGGGACCTCGGCCGCCTCTGCTACACGACGGGCGACTACGATCGCGCGCAGAAGACGTTCCGCGCGCTGCTGCTCCAGAAGCTCGACGGCCAGTCCGGCATCACCAAGGGCGACGTCTACTTCTACCTGGGCGACATCTCGGCCAAGCAGGGCGATCCCAAGAAGGCGATCTCGATGCTCGAGCGCGCCCTCGCGGAGGAGAACGGGCACCGCCAGGCGAGCGCGCTGCTCTCGTCGCTCAGGGCCTGA